In Rhizobium sp. ARZ01, a genomic segment contains:
- a CDS encoding calcium-binding protein — MSGVWVITITNGIDLAGGDDTYYGAIGQDVVYGGAGNDRLEGRAGNDFLYGGAGIDTLVGGTGDDEYEVDSTDGVVDTVIEDPNAGTDTIRYRPTAGVTFVLAANVEIGRLYDGANANLSGNSLNNTLDGNNQDNILRGGDGHDRFNPYGGNDSIYGGKGNDYYYLASPGIKKLFENANEGTDTVKLVGDSFAAAYTLVANIENLILTGKVGSGTGNSANNVIYASSRHDANQSLYGLDGNDKLVSGVSDHPWGDDYRNINLYGGKGDDVYVITFWRQKVVELAGEGIDTVQYDGAAGNTYTLTADVEKLVLIGSNATHAFGNGLANTMTGNSGANVLDGLLGDDSLSGGAGNDTLKGGAGNDRLNGGTGVDTMTGGTGNDIYYADHASDRAIEASNGGTDVVVFAGPAGQTYTLSGNIERLTLSGTTSNNGTGNTLNNVIVGNGGANKIGGGWGNDTLTGGAGRDAFVFNTFPDASLNCDRITDFSVKDDVIYLENMLFTKIKGTGTLSSAQFKVNKTGAAEDSSDRIIYESDTGKLFYDMDGKGGGGGEHFATLSAGLKLTNADFFII, encoded by the coding sequence GTGTCCGGAGTTTGGGTAATTACGATCACCAATGGCATCGACCTCGCAGGCGGCGACGACACTTACTATGGGGCGATCGGCCAGGACGTCGTGTATGGCGGAGCCGGCAACGACCGCCTCGAGGGGCGGGCGGGCAACGATTTCCTCTATGGCGGGGCCGGGATTGACACGCTGGTCGGCGGAACCGGCGATGACGAATACGAAGTCGACAGCACCGATGGCGTCGTGGACACCGTCATCGAGGATCCGAACGCCGGAACGGATACGATCAGATACCGTCCGACAGCCGGCGTTACCTTCGTTCTCGCGGCCAATGTCGAGATCGGTAGACTGTACGACGGCGCCAATGCCAATCTCAGCGGCAATTCACTTAACAACACGTTGGATGGGAACAATCAGGACAATATCCTGCGGGGGGGCGATGGACATGATCGCTTTAATCCTTACGGCGGCAACGACTCCATCTATGGGGGCAAGGGCAACGATTACTACTATCTTGCGTCCCCGGGGATCAAAAAGCTTTTCGAGAATGCGAATGAAGGAACGGACACCGTCAAGCTTGTCGGGGATAGCTTTGCAGCCGCCTACACATTGGTTGCAAACATCGAAAACCTGATCCTGACGGGCAAGGTCGGCTCGGGCACCGGCAACAGCGCTAACAATGTGATTTACGCGAGTTCGCGCCACGATGCCAACCAGTCTCTCTACGGGCTGGACGGTAACGACAAGCTGGTCAGCGGCGTGTCCGATCACCCATGGGGCGACGATTATCGCAATATCAATCTTTATGGCGGCAAGGGCGATGACGTCTATGTGATCACGTTTTGGCGCCAAAAGGTTGTCGAACTTGCCGGTGAAGGCATCGATACGGTCCAGTACGATGGTGCGGCCGGAAACACATATACGCTTACGGCCGACGTTGAAAAACTTGTCCTCATCGGCAGCAACGCGACGCACGCATTCGGGAATGGCCTCGCCAACACGATGACCGGCAATTCGGGCGCCAACGTTCTGGATGGCCTCCTGGGTGACGACAGCTTGAGCGGCGGTGCTGGAAACGACACGCTCAAGGGCGGTGCGGGGAACGACCGGCTGAACGGCGGGACGGGGGTGGATACGATGACCGGCGGGACCGGCAATGATATCTACTATGCCGACCACGCCAGCGACAGGGCTATCGAAGCCTCCAACGGCGGAACCGACGTGGTCGTGTTCGCCGGCCCTGCCGGCCAGACCTACACGCTCTCCGGCAATATCGAGAGGCTGACGCTCTCGGGCACGACCTCGAACAACGGCACGGGCAACACGCTCAACAACGTGATCGTCGGCAACGGCGGCGCCAATAAGATCGGCGGCGGGTGGGGCAACGACACCTTGACCGGCGGCGCGGGCAGGGACGCTTTCGTCTTCAACACATTCCCCGACGCATCTCTCAATTGCGACAGGATCACCGACTTCAGCGTGAAGGACGACGTGATCTATCTCGAGAACATGCTGTTCACTAAGATCAAGGGAACGGGAACGCTCTCCTCGGCACAATTCAAGGTCAACAAGACGGGCGCGGCGGAAGACTCGAGCGATCGCATCATCTACGAGAGCGACACCGGCAAACTGTTCTATGACATGGACGGCAAGGGCGGTGGTGGAGGGGAACATTTCGCCACGCTCAGCGCCGGGTTGAAGTTGACCAACGCCGATTTCTTCATCATCTGA